The Gadus chalcogrammus isolate NIFS_2021 chromosome 16, NIFS_Gcha_1.0, whole genome shotgun sequence DNA window GGCGAGTTGCACGTTTCTCTTTTGATAACAGTGACGTTGGCCGACATCAGATCATCTGTCATCCTTAAGTTTGAAGCGTTGACGGCCCCCCAACCAGCCACCGTGCATTTGGTACCTTCCTGGGGGTCTGGCATTTCATTGGGCAATGGAAAAAACTTTACGGTATCGGTCGGATTCACCTCTTGGTCGAGCTGCATCAAAGAAAGTACAAAGTAACTTTTATCATCAATAGTGCAACAACACTTGTGTTGGATGTGATATGAGTATTAATCACACAGTAATTAGCTCACCTTAAGCAACTGGAGATCATGAATATGCGTGGTTTGGTTAAAGGCATAATGGGGGTATGGCTTTGAAACTTTCCGGACCTGAACAGATCTATCCGTCAAGCTGTTTGGAATGTTGTCCACCCCAAGACGCACAGTAGATATACTGTTGAAGAATCCAAAATAGGGTTTACTAATGAATACCAAACAACAGCATGTAATAGTACACAACAATGCTCAACAACATAAATGCTTAAGGTAGTGTAAAGTAGGATTTGAGACTTGCAAGGAGAGCAGAAAATAGCAGAAGAGGGAAGAAAAGCCCTGATTTGGCTGGGAGTGTCTATTATCTAAATAGTCTCATAGAGAGGAAGGCCCCCAGTCAACCAGAAAACATATTCCCAGTGATTCACTCATCAACAGCATGAAGGATCGTTATTTAATCTCTTACAAATTACTCCCAAATGATAGGTcttaaatcgtacctacagcCCCATGCCTAAATCTTCCTACCTAGAGCTCAATCCAACAACAAAAACTGTTCATGTGATTATGAGCAGAAGTGTATTATTGGATGAAGGACGTGATGAAATTCCTACTTAGAACAGTGGGCCGCGGTCAGCACCcatctggaggagaggagggctccTCCGCAGCAGGGCTGATTTGTGCTGCTAAACAGGAGAGCCATGTGGGGCAGAGAATGAGCCTTCACCTTCTTCCCTCCGATGATCTCTGCCTCTCCACAAGCACCTGGGGTTAAACACAGCACAGCTGAAAGAGATCCGTTATCCGTACAAAAACCATACAAGTTTGTCCAGGATTATTCCAGGATTATTCGTATAAAAACCGCCCCGGCTGAGCGGTTTTTGGTTCAAACCCCTGCTTGTAtccatccttgagcaagatgctccAACTCAATGACTCAATCAAtccaaaataaatgtaacgcAGAATATTTTGTGTTCTACTTACCTGACTGGACATGGAGGACCAAACACAAAGTTTTAACAAGAGCCAGCAATGAAGACGCCATAGCTTGTTTCTAATGCCAATAGATGGAGGTACTGAAACACAAGATGCAGCATGAGTTGCTTACATAGCCTGTTCGAAGGATGTGGGTCAACCACAAAGAGATAAACATACTCACACTTGGATGTACCAATGCATGCGCCTGCAAGTATCATTTTACACAGAATCACACTAACAATGTCAATGTTAAACACTGTGACTTTTAATGGGCTCCCCAAAACACAAGGTTGTGGGGTTGAAAGACTATTTATTGTACGGCATGCAGATAAAGATAAATGGCATTGATTGACATTGCAGATGTGTATTATTGGATGTGATGAAATTCCTCCTTATGACAGTGGGTCAGCACCAATCTGGAAGAGAAGAGGGTCCCTCTGCAGATGGGCTCTCCTGTGCTTTTTATCAGGAGAGCCATGTAGGGCAGATAATGAGTCTTCACCTTCTTCCATCCAATCATCTCAGCCTTGCCACAAGCACCTGTGGTtaaacacagcacaacaaaaacaatataaGTCTGCCCAGGATCATTCTTATTTCATAACCGGGGTTGTTTCGCTCCCAACagagaggttctgggtttgaacctcTTTctgcaggcatccttgagcaagatgctctAACTCTCAGtgttagggggttagggttacaaAGTGACAAAGGGTTGGGGCAGCAAAAAAAGAGCACTCAgattctttttttgttgtgaCGTAAGCTCATTTTGCAATTCAAGTAATCAGTTATTTACAGTTATTTCCCCAATGGGAAACTACTAAACCACCTTCACTCGTCACCGGAGAGCTCAACGGGGGGGTTCACAGGAGGTCATCAATAACCTCCGGTGCATTATTGATTAGGCAGTACTGAGCTTTTGTATAAGAGCATAAACAACCGACCTCGGCATATCTTCTTACAGATGTTTTTGTGGCTTTATTCTAGAAACATATAGAATCTCCATACATTAACTATCCAATACATAATTctttatgatttaaaatgagGATTTGTTTATGATCTTAGTCACTAATTGTTATGTTCCATCTTCTCTTCTGTAATGCATTGGTGTAATTGCAAAGATGATTTGTTTGAATAATCTTTGAGCTGGGAGTATAAACATAGCAACAAAATCAATATGAGCATCAAATTAAGAATTGTAAGACTTACGAAAACTGATGAAGCATTTCCAGGAAATGTTTAGCGTGGTAAGCAACCGAGAAAACCTGATGTTAATCTTGTCTTATCTACTCATCTGTGAGTCTAACATCAGAGATAAGGCAGCTGTTGCATGACCTCaactaaacacatgcacagttATCTGCAGTGGTAATCTGGTCCTGGTGCTGGGAGGTGCTGCATGGGCTCACATAAATTAGATATATTTTTGCACTAGACATGCAACACTGTAAGAGACACCATGAGTCATCCAGAACCTGATATCATTCAAGCATCATTTAGCTGCAACACATCTGTTatcatcacaccaacagcatgattattttttcttttctaaaaGGCATTTCCTGGACTATGGCAGTCAAGTCACAATTGGAAACGAAGAGCAAACAAAGATGTGCAATGATATAAGACAAGGCAAagctgttgccaggcaggtttatttatatagcaccctTCGAACACAAATTTTATTCAGAGTGCTTTACATTGACAAGCATCCAAAATACAATATCATAAGGTTGGCCTCATCTGTTATCTGTTTACGGTCCCTCCATTTTAAAATTTAGTGGGGATAATCCACTAATATGCTTAAATGCACGTTCATTTAATTCTGATGTTCTAAACACATTATTCTAACATCGTACCATTCCATACTGCTACAACTCTACTGCCTTGCCTTGCAGAAGGCTCTGGGCGTGTGCAATGAGTGCAGCGTGTGCAGGTAGCAATGTAGGTAGGTAGACTGACTGGTCAGCCGTCCTATTACTTCATCCGGGCTTGATGAACTGATTGGACGGGCTTAATACAGACCTGCAACAGCTTCAAATACCAGGTGTTTTCTCATTTTATTTTGTCAGAGCCTTTGATTTGTTGTTTTCTGTATTGATGGAAAGatcatttcaacaaatatgaaaaaaatgcTAAAACAATAAATTGCCAACCCTAACTTTAAGTTCATAGGTTGAACTTAAAGCTAGATAGATTGATATGAGATAtgcatttattttgaaagcCTTCTGGTTTAATGGTGCATTAAGTAAAAATGTACGCTACTAAATCATAAAGTTACCATtgtagacagatagatagatatatagatcatttattgtccccttggggatttttttttctcagtgaatgagacagagacacatgACCGTTAAACAAGACCCCAAAATCTTTTTTCCCACGTAATACAAGGAAACATATAAGGACATTAGACTTTAGACAGACATGACATCAAAACAGAATCCCCTGGCTACAGATCGCAAGTGCATAGTGGCCAGTATTCCACATGCCatcagaataaataaatacaatgggtaaaaaaaaaaagtcatgtAAGAAAATATTGCGTTCCCTTGTCAGACCCGCTGAGAAGGAGAATTAAAACCTTCTTTCTAGTTGTTGGTTTAAAAAGCTGATGGATTGTGGAATGAATGACTGCTTTGTCCTATTTTTTGGAGAGGGCTGGGTATTGAAACCTGCCACCTGAGGGTTATAGCTCAAATGTTGTCTGATTTTGTCTTATATGTCATATGTCAGAGATTAGGGAAACCGGTTAAATCGAAATCCTGGCTTTCCCACAACAATACTACAGCCAGTATGTTCTCCTTTGAAATTTCTTCCGGGCCGGTGTTAGTGATTCATATATTTTTCTCGGAGTACCCTGGGTTGCCAGACATAAAGCAAATCTGCCCAGCAGCCATGGAAGCAAGCAAAAAACTGGATAAAGTAAAATTGTACTACATTTAATGACACCCTACCTTGGATGACTTCCCTACATTGGACCCAGGATTATTAACACTTTATCAGCTTTATGATGTACAAGCCATCTAGTGGGGTTGACAATCATTCATTATTTAAAGATCTCCAAAGCACAGTTAATGGGAATGATACTTCTGCTGTAggttaattaattaaatcaCATGAATCCACCAACATTGTTCTTGCATACAATTCTGAATGGAATTCTATTTGTTCAAATGTACTAGAGGttttaaacaaaaccattaaCATGTTTCACAGACCTTCCTTGTTTTGTTCTACGATTGTGCAAAATATCAATCTAAAGATGTGGCATAACAAGGTCTGTCCTTGATGGTGCTGATGGATGTAGCACTATTCCAGGAGGCGTATTGTCCAGGATGTCTCTGGTTGTTGCTGAATGACATGTGttaagaatctctctctctctctctctctctctctctctctctctctctctctctctctctctctctctctctcaggcaggTTGTGTGAGTGTCATGGCTGCTGCGTGGACGGTGAAGGCCGCAATGCTGATTTGACGCTTGACTTCCTGCCACGcctgctgctgattggctgaactCTCAATGTCGAACAAGGCATCATAGATGCCTGGGAAAGACTCGCCTGCATATTTGTTATGGCTGCTGGGAGCAAAGATCAGGTGCctggaaaagagagaaaggaacTTTATTTgtgcaatattttttttaacctaaACTCTCAATTTGTTTAGATAAAAAAACATGGCATAATtagtatcaataaaaataacatacaGTAACTCTTGATATTATAAATCACATAGAAAACATTTTCAGTTGCGACGAGGAAGAAGTATTTGGCACTGGCTAAGCTCAGAGTAGACCAAAGGCTCAGCGTACTGGAACCATGTTGGTTGGGACCGACCTGTAGAAGGGTCTGCCAGGGAGGCCCAGGGGGTCTATGAAAGCTCTTTCCAGGTACATGAGCTGGTCATTCACCATGCGTACCTCCAGTGAGCTggaacacacatgtatgcacttGTTCAACCATCTCCATATCTCCTGTCCACACAGCAGCAAATCACACAACTTGCCTGACACAAGCAGTGTTGCCTCTAAcgcgttactatttccaaactAGTAATCAGATTAAAGTTACTCATCAAAGCCACTGTGCGTTactatttttcttatttttttaccgGATCACCGAATGCCGTTGAAAGcgatggagtggtgtgtgtgtgcgtgtgtctgtctgactgtctgtctgcctgtttgtgtgagagtgtgtgtgaagggtAAGTCTCCAAAGACGTCAATCTATCAGAGGCGAGTGTCGGCCTTGACCCTCCAGAGTCCGCCTCACCAGTTGTTATTAGTGGCGGAATTAGTCGCGCGGGGCTGCGTgcctgcgcgcgtgtgtgtgtatgtgatgatCGCCCCGTAAAGCGCGCGGTGATATTTTGTCTAAGCATTAAAAGTTGGTGGAAGCGGTTGAAagccgtgtgtcagtgtgtgcaccaAATTCTGgtccctgtatacaagaggtactgatggggagaacaattgttgacaggagggggggggggctagtatTGGCAAAACCGGTTGTAATTTTCATTTTGAGGCGGCAGGGGGCGTTGTCGCGGCTAAATGTAACTcataaagtaacttgtaatctaacttagttacttttaaatcaagtaatcagtaaagtaactaagttactattttaaggagtaactatTAATCAGTAATCcaaggtaactgtggcaacactgGACACAagcattatacacacacacacacacacacacacacacacacacacacacacacacacacacacacacacacacacacacacacacacacacacacacacacacacacacacacacacacacacacacacacacacacacaaatactcactCTGCTCTGTTGAGGTTCTGCAGTCGTACATGGAAATCTCTTGCCGCAATAGTAAAATTCTCCTCCGCAGaaaacaatgcatctgcaaGACAAACAACAATGCAACAGAAACATTTCTCACTGTTTGATCCTGCTTATTCAAACAACTCCAAACACATGTCACTGTTATTCAAACAATACCTAAACTTTGAATAAAAAACATCCATATTTCTTCAAATGTGGAAATCATATTACGTATTATGTCGGAGGTTAGGATTACTTAATGTTAGgagtagggatcgaccgatatatcggttggccgatattcgcgttttttTACGTGtgtcggtatcggccgatacgcggctgattttctccgatatatatatattttttttttgttctacctcacctgttttaaTATTTGATAAATATTGCTCATCTAATTTTTCTTACTTGTtttacctcacctgtttttactatttgttaaatattgttttttatattgaagttcaataaatgttcctttttttaaattgagacttgtaacatttgttatcagtgtaatttttatgattgagggagcaaaagcagcatcggctctaaatatcggctctaaatatcggtatcggcgtatcggagtatcggctaaggctgatgaaaaaatatcggtatcgtatcggccctaaaaaatctgtatcggtcgatccctagttaGGAGGATACTTATTGGATTGTTAACCCCACACTTAAGCAAAGATAAAAGGAGTTACGTTTGATGACCTACCAAATGTGACTCTGTACATCTTCATCTCCTCAGGATGCTTCTTTGCGCGCTCGGCGATGCTCAGCACATACCTCCTCAGAGACCCTGCGTATTCGTTAGCGTCCAGGGGGAGAAGCTGGGAATCCGCCAGCCGGAATATGAGCCCGCCCCGAACCTGTGCCACCGCCTGAAGCCTTCTGAAGGTGGGGTCGTAGAACCGCTCCACAAGCTCAAAGGTCTCGTACACACTGTGATAGACTGGGTAACTGCTGTATCGCTCCGTCTTctagacgcacacacgcacacgcacacacaccttattatcATGGAGGTTCATTTGGATTATGAAATGTTTTCATGCTGTtatgtatacagtatacagtatgtatacagTCTGTAGGGCCatgctctctgcctctctctcacccgaTCCTTGGTGTATCTGGCTCGACCAGCAGCGATGCCCAGCCGGATGAAGTAGGCCTCGAAGTCACTGCCTGAACCTAGCTTACTGATCCTGGAGGGAAGACACAGGGTGAGGATGGACGGACAGCGACAGACCGACTGACACTTTGATACGCACAccaatctccacacacacacacacatataggaacacacacaaacacacaagaacgGTAACATGCGTGAGTTAGTAGATCACCTGGGGGCATCGCGGTCACTAGTCCAGTTGTCTCTCTTGTGCCAGCTGTCATAGAGAgacactccctcctctcccttctctgggCTGGCTATCTAGAGCAGAACATGGGCAGGAGAGCAAGCAACACGTGGAGGAAATTGAAAAGGTTAGAACTAACAGAAGTAAAGACCACAACGCACTgaatcccctccccccccccccctgaatggCCCATGTCAACATGGTTTGTTTTTCTGGCAGATAGGCCCTGGCATGGCGCTGGGAAACCCTGTCTGGGGTGGTCGCTCAGTACAGCTGCTTCTCTGAGTTTTGTAAACTGTATCTTTGAAAGCTAGCCATGTCAGCTTAGCTCTTTAGTGCCTAGCTCAACATTGTAGTGATTACTTGTTATGCATCCATGATGGATAAGCAGCATATGCAGACCCAAATATCAGGTTTGATTTGTGAAATTACCTTGACTGTAGAGTCAATCATTTATATGCTACAATCTACTAATTTCTTAATTGACATAATCTGTCATTGGTTGActgggaaaaaataaacattgcttAGTAATAATCTGAAAAGTCTCAAAAAGCTGAAACATTAAGAAAAAATACCCTGGCCAATGAACCTTTTTGCcacatactctctctcctctttgaaGAAAGGAACTCATAAAAATAAGCTATGTGGACATGGGCCCTAAGGAtataatgtatgtgtatatgtgtgtgtatgtgtgcgtttgcgtgcgtgttcACCTGTTTTGTTAGGTCATATACCAGGGTGTGTAGCGATGGAGTACAGTCTACCCTAAGTGTATACATACCTGTAAGGAAAAACGCACACCAAAAAGGGATTATTATTACAGATCTGAGTGACATTTATTAcgaacatgtgtgtgcatatatctGAACACAagccaaacacacgcacacaaacacacgcacacaccttctaTGGCAGAGTCAGCATTGATGTAGGCCACTGCTCTCTCTTGTAACAACTTGGCATTGTCCTGTCAAAAGGGAagatttacgtgtgtgtgtgtgtgtttacatacacgtgtgtgtgtgtgtgtgtgcacgtttttTGAGTGTGTATTCGTCTGTCTcattccctttgtgtgtgtgtgcgtacgtgcatgtgtgtgttacctcGGCCCATTCGGTTGATCCCAGCAGTCCAAACTCCTCTGCATCCCAACTGGCAAATATGATAGTTCTCCTAGGCCtccaacctacacacacacacacacacacacacacacacacacacacacacacacacacacacacacacacacacacacacacacacacacacacacaaacacacacacgcacgcacacagtgtcATTATAACTTCTATACAATTTAACCAATCACACACAAGGCAAAATATGTGCTTCCACTGTTGCACACACTATgacccacagagacacagcccTACTGAAACCCACCATTGCTGAGCAGTTTCCCGGCACTCCGGACGGTTTCATGGACCACGGCTGCACCGGACATCGGGTCGATCGCGCCAAACACCCAGGCGTCCCGGTGCCCCCCCAGGATGACGTAGCGGTCTGCGGACCACCCAGAGGCACAGTTAGGTTAGGGGTCCTTATTAAGATAATAACGTCCTCATCACTGATGCTCATGCATGCCTGCTCACTCCCTGAACACCTGACTCGCTGTATTGGAAGATTCTTCCTCATCGTGCTATGTTTCATGATgaacattcagacacacagaaCATACAGTTGAGGACAATATAATAATGAGTCAGAAAAATAATGTCTTAATTTCTCTCAACATAAAAAGGCTGGATTGGGGGCTTGCGTCGTACCTGGTTCCTGAGCTCCTCTGATCCGACCAATCACGTTGTAGATCCTGGTCACCTGGTTATTGGTGTGGATGTTCATGCGCACTTTCCTGTTGTGGACAAAAGAGATATTGTTAAGAATATATGATTACCACATTGTTGCAACAAGTGCCTCCAGCTGAATAAACTACAATTGTACAATTATTTTTCTACGTATAATCATTCCCAAGTAATGTTCCAAAGGCAAACCActgggcgagagagaaagagacagagggagagagtgtgttctCTAACACAGGTTTCCATAACCTTAATTGAGGTGCCCCAGTAAAGCCAGTATGCacatttgtttattgtattatgtAATTAAAAAAATGGCGCCCTGACTAACCAGCAGGAGTCGCTAATGCAAACTGTAACAATAACTGTCAAACAACACCACTGTGATATACTGCCAATAACACTTAAAAAGGTGAGCTTGTCCATCATCAGTTAGCAGTATGCAATAAGcatgtaaaatatatttatttatttattttcaagctttatttattcatctctACGGCCCGGTGGCCTATGGTAAATCTCTGCGGCCAGCTGGTTCAGAACCCCTGATCTACCAGACATGCAGAGAGACGTGGAGCGATAACAGTGAGTTGGATTTGTTTCATCACCAGCAGGGCCGTGCCCTATATACCGCTTGTTGTTATTAGAGGGGGTTGGCTCTTCAGTAACTCTACACCAGGGAACACAAAAGGAGCCCTCATTCTTTAGCATTtatctcccccacacacacacacacacacacacacacaggacatacAAGGACCTCTATGCTCTTACTGGCTACTGGCCAGCTGATCATTGAGGTTGAACTGGACTAACAATGTgattggagggagggagggagagagcgggaaggagagagtcggagggacagaggggatggagggagattCCATCATAAGCCCATCATTGCAAACATTGTGCCTAATGATGGGCTAAAAACgacattatttattataaagtatTATTATTTCGAACAATGAAGAGACAGGCAGCAGATAAGTGCTTACTGTGTTCTGAAGGTGTCTGTGAAGCCCGGTCCGATACTGTAGGAAACGTTCAGGGCTCCTTTCCAGTTGTTTGGTGGCAGCCTTCCTCCCATGTTCCTACGGTAACAGTAATACACACTGTGTCGGTGCCAGCACTGGAGGCTTCAGTTTCAACGTAGAGGATGGGGAAAATATACGGTGTATGTACTTCAGCAGGTGCATGGCATCATGGTAACCAATGGGGTGCACAGGAATCTTGGGGAGACCCACCCCGTCTTCTAGGTTGGATCTGTAGGTGTATTCTGTAACAGCGAACATggttatgaacacacacacacacacacacacacacacacacacacacacacacacacacacacacacacacacacacacacacacacacacacacacacacacacacacacacacacacacacacacacacacacacacctttagcaGGGTAGCCTGGTGTGAGGGGGTCTCCAGCTCCATTCAGGTTTAGTACATTTCCTCTCTGGGCACCTCCCCCGGGTAAGTTCCAGCCATCAGGGTAGGGctttgagcacacacacacacagacactattaGTATGTAGATATACAAAAATGAGGCAAATT harbors:
- the naalad2 gene encoding N-acetylated-alpha-linked acidic dipeptidase 2; the encoded protein is MRKESPLLRWLRWIVAVAAVLLVGFVIGWFARPTSSHVQGDGTSSQYLRKFLDEMKASNIREHLRKFTRLPHLAGTKQNLVYAEQIREEWLSFGLDSVELVPYDVLLSYPNKSQPNYISIVDQLGNEVFNTSLAEPVPDGYEGVADIIPPYSAFSPKGQPEGELVYVNYGRTEDFVQLKREMGINVTGKIVIVRYGKIFRGNKVKNAMLAGAKGIIMFSDPADYSAVGVQPYPDGWNLPGGGAQRGNVLNLNGAGDPLTPGYPAKEYTYRSNLEDGVGLPKIPVHPIGYHDAMHLLKNMGGRLPPNNWKGALNVSYSIGPGFTDTFRTQKVRMNIHTNNQVTRIYNVIGRIRGAQEPDRYVILGGHRDAWVFGAIDPMSGAAVVHETVRSAGKLLSNGWRPRRTIIFASWDAEEFGLLGSTEWAEDNAKLLQERAVAYINADSAIEGMYTLRVDCTPSLHTLVYDLTKQIASPEKGEEGVSLYDSWHKRDNWTSDRDAPRISKLGSGSDFEAYFIRLGIAAGRARYTKDRKTERYSSYPVYHSVYETFELVERFYDPTFRRLQAVAQVRGGLIFRLADSQLLPLDANEYAGSLRRYVLSIAERAKKHPEEMKMYRVTFDALFSAEENFTIAARDFHVRLQNLNRADSLEVRMVNDQLMYLERAFIDPLGLPGRPFYRHLIFAPSSHNKYAGESFPGIYDALFDIESSANQQQAWQEVKRQISIAAFTVHAAAMTLTQPA
- the LOC130406489 gene encoding granzyme A-like, whose protein sequence is MASSLLALVKTLCLVLHVQSGACGEAEIIGGKKVKAHSLPHMALLFSSTNQPCCGGALLSSRWVLTAAHCSNISTVRLGVDNIPNSLTDRSVQVRKVSKPYPHYAFNQTTHIHDLQLLKLDQEVNPTDTVKFFPLPNEMPDPQEGTKCTVAGWGAVNASNLRMTDDLMSANVTVIKRETCNSPTYYNSDPVITANMVCAGTVGENEKDQDACRGDSGGPLMCNGVQVGVTAFGRGCAKRNKPGVYILLSKEHIDWINGIMQI